One segment of Lytechinus variegatus isolate NC3 chromosome 13, Lvar_3.0, whole genome shotgun sequence DNA contains the following:
- the LOC121426362 gene encoding aqualysin-1-like encodes MRAFLVLVIVAAANAANLLRVQDSIPGQYIVKIKSDFDVESVLPTVRLAGGNIRRIFKSALRGFSAELSDEVLNVVLNLPAVEYVEENAIARPQTVPSWGLDRIDQRDLPLDDTFQPHLATGTALVHMYVIDTGIQENHDEFTNRLHIENPLQLTNPSDCNGHGTYCAGIASGTNYGVAPEAHLCSVKVTDCTGYATIDNIIVALGWIVDHAEKPAFAMMSLVSGKSDSLDTAVSTLVSNGVQTAVPAGNYNADACYYSPAGVTGVVTVGATDSSDVRTSTSNYGSCVDIFAPGDQITSAWYDPDSTSATQTMSGTSSACAHVTGALALYAVAEDQQEGDDGLNTVSELLSAASVDKVTDPGTGSNNRLLYV; translated from the exons ATGCGTGCCTTTCTAGTTCTGGTCATCGTTGCTGCGGCCAATGCCGCGAACCTACTGAGAGTACAGGATAGTATTCCTGGTCAGTACATCGTCAAGATCAAG TCTGATTTCGACGTTGAATCCGTTCTGCCCACCGTGCGTCTTGCCGGCGGTAATATTCGACGTATTTTCAAATCGGCTCTTCGTGGCTTCTCCGCAGAACTCTCTGATGAAGTACTGAACGTT GTGCTTAACCTGCCCGCTGTTGAATATGTTGAAGAGAATGCTATTGCCCGCCCTCAAACCGTGCCGTCATGGGGTCTCGATCGTATTGACCAAAGAGATCTTCCACTAGATGACACCTTTCAACCTCACCTTG CTACTGGAACTGCTCTGGTCCACATGTACGTGATTGATACTGGTATCCAAGAAAATCACGACGAATTCACCAACCGTCTACATATTGAAAACCCTCTTCAGCTCACGAACCCAAGT GATTGTAACGGACACGGCACTTACTGTGCTGGGATCGCATCTGGTACCAATTATGGAGTTGCTCCTGAAGCGCATCTCTGCAGTGTCAAGGTTACAGATTGCACGGGATATGCAACAATCGATAATATTATTGTTG CTCTCGGATGGATAGTGGATCATGCTGAAAAGCCTGCCTTTGCAATGATGTCCCTTGTTAGCGGCAAAAGCGACTCTTTAGACACCGCTGTCAGCACTTTAGTGTCTAACGGTGTCCAAACCGCGGTCCCAGCCGGGAACTACAACGCTGACGCATGCTATTATTCTCCAGCTGGCGTAACAGGG GTCGTGACCGTCGGAGCTACCGATTCTTCTGATGTCAGGACTTCCACCTCCAACTATGGATCTTGCGTAGATATCTTCGCTCCTGGTGATCAAATCACTTCTGCTTGGTATGACCCAGACAGTACCTCAGCTACACAAACCATGAGTGGCACATCTAGCGCATGCGCTCATGTCACTG GCGCATTGGCATTGTATGCCGTAGCAGAGGATCAACAGGAGGGGGATGATGGTCTGAACACAGTCAGTGAACTCCTCAGTGCTGCTTCCGTCGATAAAGTAACCGACCCTGGCACCGGTTCTAATAATCGCTTGCTCTACGTTTAG